Proteins from a genomic interval of Pelagibaculum spongiae:
- a CDS encoding porin, translated as MIKVKPLLVSVAVLAALPSFAQAQSLEDRIRQLESQIGVMESTPGQGAGGSVELYGSLRTQLQYQDQEVGTADDSSTDVTDAASRIGIRATSDMGNGWKATARGEWKVQIGEGAGFGDGRLAYVQLAKDGLGAVAIGQQWTGFYNFVGAVTDVANDGTPGGYNLVAGVFRASNMVTYTNKFAGLVSVQVDTQFDGDTDNDTDLTNDGRDNLDRYAVSAGVNLEGVQLAASYDSSKADSGDSTDLLGLAAGYAQGPYYVGLSYTSKDTGGTAEPSAIDLSGTYSFGKNTLIGHYYTYDSDLAGAASNDADGIQVAIQHQMNDQLRLWADLRLDDADGVGGGIDDVETTTLSLGARYDFSITN; from the coding sequence ATGATCAAGGTAAAACCTCTTTTGGTAAGTGTCGCTGTTCTGGCCGCACTACCTAGCTTCGCTCAAGCTCAGTCACTGGAAGATCGTATTCGTCAGCTGGAATCACAAATCGGCGTGATGGAATCTACTCCAGGTCAAGGTGCTGGTGGTTCTGTTGAGTTGTATGGTTCTTTGCGTACCCAGCTGCAATATCAAGATCAGGAAGTTGGAACTGCTGACGATAGCAGCACTGATGTAACTGATGCGGCTTCACGTATCGGTATTCGTGCAACTTCTGACATGGGTAATGGCTGGAAAGCTACTGCACGTGGTGAATGGAAAGTACAGATTGGCGAAGGTGCAGGCTTTGGTGATGGTCGCCTAGCTTACGTTCAGTTAGCTAAAGATGGCTTAGGTGCAGTTGCAATCGGTCAGCAATGGACTGGTTTCTATAACTTTGTTGGCGCTGTAACTGACGTAGCCAACGATGGCACGCCAGGTGGTTATAACTTGGTTGCTGGCGTATTCCGTGCTAGCAATATGGTGACTTACACCAACAAGTTTGCTGGTTTGGTTAGTGTTCAGGTAGATACTCAGTTTGACGGTGACACTGATAATGACACAGATCTGACAAATGATGGTCGTGATAATCTAGATCGTTATGCCGTTTCTGCTGGTGTTAATCTGGAAGGTGTTCAACTGGCAGCTTCTTATGATTCATCTAAAGCAGACTCTGGCGATTCAACCGATTTGCTAGGTTTAGCAGCTGGCTATGCGCAAGGCCCCTACTATGTTGGTTTGAGCTACACCTCTAAAGATACTGGCGGTACTGCTGAGCCTTCAGCGATTGATTTGTCAGGTACTTACAGCTTCGGTAAGAACACGCTGATCGGTCATTACTACACCTACGACTCAGACCTCGCTGGTGCTGCAAGCAACGATGCAGATGGCATTCAGGTAGCGATTCAACATCAAATGAATGATCAACTGCGTTTGTGGGCTGACTTGCGTTTAGATGACGCTGATGGTGTTGGTGGTGGTATAGATGATGTAGAAACCACGACTCTGTCATTAGGCGCACGTTACGACTTCAGTATCACTAACTAA
- a CDS encoding porin — protein MIKLLIYRVVIAIFLMQPVVSFASQSLEEKIRQLEEKIGQLESLTGQGKGATVELYGSVRTLFEAASIEQGTSDLTTTDFQNAESRLGLRIAAKPASDWSVQFRGEWNLDGSDEGNFGSGRLSYIELENKDWGRFAFGRQWTGFYQVIGAPLDTANNGSLGGFDAIGAPDRLGNLLTYNRTVDLLGKPLSIQVDGEFSGEDGAKDTLESYAFSSSLDLSEYLFGLSYGKYYEDGEAANLLGLSAGYQNRKIFVSTSYILKSVGEFKPSAFDLSVLYSKGKDKLLGKVYLYNSYQKGSASQDALGFLLSLQHQLNDQLRLWGEVGYTDSEGDALSDDDRTKYYASLGVRFDFSVGLN, from the coding sequence ATGATTAAGTTGCTAATATATCGAGTCGTTATCGCAATTTTTTTGATGCAACCAGTAGTGTCTTTTGCATCACAATCACTAGAAGAAAAAATACGTCAGCTAGAAGAAAAAATTGGGCAGCTGGAAAGTTTGACCGGCCAAGGCAAAGGCGCAACAGTTGAATTGTATGGTTCAGTGAGGACTTTATTTGAAGCTGCGTCTATTGAGCAAGGTACCTCTGATTTAACAACCACGGATTTCCAAAATGCTGAATCAAGGCTTGGACTTCGTATTGCAGCAAAACCAGCATCTGATTGGTCGGTTCAATTTCGTGGTGAATGGAATCTTGACGGTAGCGATGAAGGTAATTTTGGATCAGGTCGCTTGTCATATATCGAATTAGAAAATAAAGATTGGGGACGTTTTGCTTTTGGTCGGCAATGGACCGGTTTTTATCAAGTAATCGGTGCACCATTAGATACGGCTAACAACGGTTCTCTCGGTGGATTCGATGCAATAGGTGCTCCAGATCGATTGGGTAACTTGTTAACTTATAATCGAACAGTCGATTTATTAGGTAAACCATTGTCCATTCAAGTTGATGGAGAATTTTCAGGTGAAGATGGCGCAAAAGATACGCTTGAAAGCTACGCATTTTCATCTTCATTAGATCTTTCTGAATACTTATTTGGACTTTCTTACGGAAAATATTATGAAGACGGTGAAGCTGCAAATTTACTAGGCCTATCTGCTGGATACCAGAACAGAAAAATCTTTGTTAGCACGAGTTATATTTTAAAGAGCGTAGGTGAATTTAAGCCTTCTGCATTTGATTTATCGGTGCTTTACAGCAAAGGAAAAGATAAGCTTTTAGGCAAGGTATATTTATACAACTCTTATCAAAAGGGTAGTGCTAGTCAAGATGCTTTAGGCTTTTTATTATCATTGCAACACCAGCTTAATGACCAGCTTCGACTATGGGGCGAAGTAGGTTATACCGACTCTGAAGGTGACGCTCTAAGTGATGATGACCGTACTAAATATTATGCATCGCTAGGTGTTCGTTTTGATTTCAGTGTGGGGCTAAATTAA
- the der gene encoding ribosome biogenesis GTPase Der, whose protein sequence is MSDVMLPVVAIVGRPNVGKSTLFNRLTRSRDALVVDIPGVTRDRQYGEGKVGPAPYIVVDTGGITGNDIGVDGAMADQVQCALDEADIILFMVDGRDGLTSVDQALARQLRIMGKTAKLIVNKTDGADPDVQAAEFYELGLGEAYPIAAVHNRGVRSLMDEMLEGYEPPEEDPEWERTLKLAIVGRPNVGKSTLVNRMLGEDRVVVFDMPGTTTDSIYTKMERDGTPYTIIDTAGVRKRGKVTETLEKFSVIKTLKAIEDSNVVLVLIDGRQGLSDQDLSLLGFAMDAGKAIVMAVNKWDGLSGDERVEIKRELERRLEFMDYADMHFISALHGSGVGVMWESIDAAYECATRELSTSLLTRILEQAVVDHQPPMVYGRRIKLRYAHSGGRNPPIIVIHGNQTASLPKSYLRYLQNYFRKSLEMVGTPIRIEMRGGENPYADKKNALSARQKQTLKKYQDNIRPTRVKVEVNATTGQPVLPKGVKARQADKTADGKPAATAKPANPRYDKALSKSYKGKPLTAKVKKETKGKTARKRK, encoded by the coding sequence GTGAGTGACGTAATGCTTCCTGTAGTTGCCATAGTTGGTCGGCCAAATGTTGGTAAATCAACCCTATTTAATCGATTGACCCGTAGCCGTGATGCGCTAGTGGTGGATATTCCAGGTGTTACCCGAGATCGCCAATATGGTGAAGGCAAGGTTGGCCCTGCTCCATATATCGTGGTCGATACTGGCGGTATTACCGGTAATGATATTGGTGTTGATGGTGCAATGGCTGATCAGGTGCAATGTGCACTGGATGAAGCAGACATCATTCTGTTCATGGTTGATGGTCGTGATGGCTTAACTTCAGTGGACCAAGCACTAGCACGTCAATTACGCATCATGGGCAAAACAGCCAAGCTGATTGTCAACAAAACAGATGGTGCTGATCCTGATGTGCAAGCGGCAGAATTTTACGAATTAGGATTGGGTGAAGCCTATCCAATTGCTGCTGTTCATAACCGTGGCGTTCGTTCGTTAATGGATGAAATGCTCGAAGGTTATGAGCCGCCAGAAGAAGATCCAGAGTGGGAGCGCACCCTAAAACTTGCCATTGTAGGTCGACCAAACGTAGGTAAATCTACCTTGGTTAATCGAATGCTGGGTGAAGACCGGGTGGTGGTTTTTGACATGCCAGGCACCACGACCGATAGCATTTACACCAAAATGGAACGCGATGGTACGCCTTACACCATTATCGACACTGCCGGTGTTCGTAAGCGTGGCAAGGTGACGGAGACGCTAGAAAAATTCTCGGTGATTAAAACACTGAAAGCGATCGAAGATTCCAATGTTGTGTTGGTGTTGATCGATGGTCGACAAGGTTTATCAGACCAAGATTTAAGCTTGTTAGGTTTCGCGATGGATGCCGGCAAGGCAATCGTAATGGCGGTCAACAAGTGGGATGGTTTGAGTGGTGATGAACGAGTTGAAATAAAGCGTGAGTTAGAGCGTCGTCTGGAATTTATGGATTACGCCGATATGCACTTTATCTCGGCATTGCATGGTTCTGGTGTTGGCGTGATGTGGGAATCAATTGATGCAGCTTATGAGTGTGCAACTCGCGAATTATCTACTTCGTTGCTGACCCGTATTCTTGAGCAGGCAGTGGTCGATCATCAGCCACCGATGGTTTATGGTCGTCGAATTAAGCTGCGCTACGCTCACTCAGGTGGTCGTAATCCACCCATTATTGTTATTCACGGTAATCAGACAGCTTCACTGCCAAAGTCTTACCTGCGCTATTTGCAGAACTATTTCCGTAAGAGTTTGGAAATGGTCGGCACGCCAATTCGTATTGAAATGCGTGGCGGTGAAAACCCCTATGCCGATAAGAAAAATGCCTTGAGTGCTCGTCAAAAGCAAACCCTGAAAAAGTACCAAGATAATATTCGCCCGACCAGAGTAAAAGTTGAGGTCAATGCCACAACTGGACAACCTGTTTTGCCAAAGGGTGTAAAAGCCAGGCAAGCAGACAAAACTGCTGATGGAAAGCCGGCCGCGACTGCGAAACCAGCCAATCCAAGATACGATAAAGCTTTGTCCAAAAGTTATAAGGGCAAGCCGCTAACTGCCAAGGTTAAAAAAGAAACTAAAGGAAAAACTGCTCGTAAGAGAAAGTAG
- the bamB gene encoding outer membrane protein assembly factor BamB: MKWHLPGLLSLSVLVSGCSWFSSNEQPLPQLPQYQPTESWQVLWDETTGEGTSDLDLRLQPQADANNVYTVDFEGQFEARSLKNGALVWRFETEKPVTGGLGISEKSLFAGTSDAEVLAINIVDGKLAWRSAVSSEVLARPLAVKGVVIVQTIDGKLFGLDANDGKQLWLQDRSVPVLSLRGTASPILADDSVVASFADGRIAAFNPVSGNLIWEKRVSVPSGRTEFERLVDVDSDPVWFSPLLLASSFQGNAIALDYRNGQTLWQRSASVYSHAAAAKGSYVIAEETGKVRALDLNSGATRWVQDKLQGRHLGAVVATEQGFLVSDVEGWLHLLSADDGRLLASIEVDDKGLAAAPKLVKQGVLVYGKSGVLALIKLVNKAPSRAYKQSI; the protein is encoded by the coding sequence ATGAAATGGCATCTGCCTGGTTTGCTTTCTCTGTCGGTTCTGGTTTCTGGCTGTAGCTGGTTCAGTTCCAACGAACAACCACTGCCACAGTTACCTCAATATCAGCCCACTGAAAGCTGGCAGGTGCTATGGGACGAAACGACCGGTGAAGGTACTTCTGACCTAGATTTACGCTTGCAGCCACAGGCTGATGCTAACAACGTTTACACGGTTGATTTCGAAGGTCAGTTTGAAGCAAGATCGCTGAAAAACGGTGCTTTGGTATGGCGCTTTGAAACTGAAAAGCCAGTAACCGGTGGCTTGGGTATTTCTGAAAAATCATTATTTGCTGGAACCAGCGACGCAGAAGTCTTAGCCATCAATATTGTTGATGGTAAGTTGGCTTGGCGTTCGGCGGTTTCTAGCGAAGTATTAGCGCGACCATTAGCCGTTAAGGGTGTGGTAATTGTACAAACCATCGACGGCAAGTTGTTTGGCCTAGATGCTAACGATGGCAAACAGTTGTGGTTGCAAGATCGCAGCGTGCCGGTACTTAGCTTGCGCGGTACTGCCAGTCCAATATTGGCTGACGATTCAGTAGTCGCTTCTTTTGCCGATGGCCGAATTGCTGCGTTTAACCCAGTGTCAGGTAATCTGATTTGGGAAAAACGGGTATCAGTACCTAGCGGTCGAACTGAGTTTGAACGCTTGGTTGATGTTGATTCAGACCCAGTTTGGTTTTCACCTTTGCTGTTAGCTTCTAGCTTTCAGGGCAATGCAATTGCACTGGATTATCGCAATGGCCAAACACTTTGGCAGCGTAGTGCTTCAGTTTACAGTCATGCTGCTGCAGCCAAGGGTAGTTATGTGATTGCTGAAGAAACCGGTAAAGTACGCGCACTTGACTTAAACAGTGGCGCTACTCGATGGGTTCAGGATAAGTTACAAGGTCGCCATTTAGGCGCAGTTGTAGCGACTGAACAAGGTTTCCTAGTTTCAGATGTTGAAGGTTGGCTGCACTTGTTGTCTGCCGATGATGGCCGTTTATTAGCCAGTATCGAAGTAGATGATAAAGGTTTAGCAGCAGCACCTAAGCTGGTTAAGCAAGGTGTGCTGGTTTATGGCAAAAGTGGTGTGCTGGCATTGATCAAACTGGTCAATAAGGCCCCATCGCGAGCTTATAAACAATCGATCTGA
- a CDS encoding YfgM family protein: MDTADQKQIEDVKKWLKQNGPSMVAGVVLGVVGIFGWDYYQGSVAEHKQNASIAYEKMLRQTGASQVTLLPLADLLVKDYSDTPYAAAGQLLLAKSAVEANQLEKAEGYLQWAIDKASQDEVVQEAKLRLARVFIAQQKFDQALAVLTAPQSKAYVAAFEALKGDAYLMQNQFDQAKTAYEAALDANLPAVVNVSGIQMKLDNLPALRVLRTQTAKSDEAEVSTEASEKTDAEPVTATSEQEKG; encoded by the coding sequence GTGGATACTGCCGATCAAAAACAGATCGAAGACGTCAAAAAATGGCTCAAGCAGAATGGCCCTTCAATGGTGGCCGGTGTAGTTCTGGGTGTTGTGGGTATTTTCGGCTGGGATTATTACCAGGGTTCAGTTGCGGAACATAAGCAAAATGCCTCGATAGCTTATGAAAAAATGCTGCGCCAAACCGGTGCTAGCCAAGTGACTTTACTGCCATTGGCAGATCTGCTGGTTAAGGATTATTCCGATACACCATATGCAGCTGCCGGTCAGTTACTGTTAGCTAAGTCGGCAGTTGAAGCCAATCAGCTGGAAAAGGCTGAAGGCTATTTACAGTGGGCAATTGATAAAGCTTCGCAAGACGAAGTGGTTCAAGAAGCTAAATTGCGCCTAGCTCGAGTATTCATTGCCCAACAAAAATTTGACCAAGCGTTGGCTGTGTTGACTGCACCTCAAAGCAAAGCTTATGTCGCTGCATTTGAAGCGTTAAAAGGCGATGCTTATTTGATGCAAAATCAGTTTGATCAAGCGAAGACTGCTTATGAAGCAGCCCTAGATGCTAATTTACCTGCGGTAGTTAATGTCAGCGGCATTCAAATGAAGCTAGACAACTTACCTGCATTGCGTGTGCTAAGAACGCAAACAGCTAAGTCTGACGAAGCTGAAGTATCGACTGAAGCAAGTGAAAAGACTGATGCTGAGCCGGTGACGGCGACCAGCGAGCAGGAGAAAGGTTAA
- the hisS gene encoding histidine--tRNA ligase produces the protein MSKTLSAIRGMNDLLPEQTVVWRHFESVIRNLLDSHGYQEVRMPVVEKTELFKRSIGEVTDIVEKEMYTFEDRNGESLTLRPEGTAGCVRAALQHGLIHNQTQRLWYAGQMYRYERPQKGRYRQFHQVGVEAFGIADASLDAELILMTANLWKKLGLTPFVRLEINSLGDAEERKLYREKLIAYFEASLELLDEDSKRRLHSNPLRILDSKNPEMQVLIEAAPRLMDHLGEETKAHFEKVCKSLDAAGVEYQVNTRLVRGLDYYNRTVFEWVTDHLGAQGTVCGGGRYDGLVEQLGGKPTCGAGFAMGVERLVALLQDLELLTNLDDNPHAYLMRLGEQAEIHGLALANRLRDAVPGLRLLTDCQGGAFKKQFKRADKSGAQVALVVGEDEISSGQVQLKPLRTTQDQQALDETALIQQLKQLIA, from the coding sequence TTGAGCAAAACACTTAGTGCCATTCGCGGCATGAATGACCTTTTGCCTGAACAAACGGTTGTTTGGCGTCACTTTGAGTCGGTAATTCGTAATTTGCTAGATAGCCATGGCTATCAGGAAGTGCGGATGCCGGTGGTTGAGAAAACCGAGCTATTTAAGCGCTCGATTGGCGAAGTAACCGATATCGTCGAAAAGGAAATGTACACCTTTGAGGATCGTAATGGCGAAAGCCTGACTTTGCGTCCTGAAGGTACTGCCGGTTGTGTTCGAGCAGCCTTGCAGCATGGTTTGATTCATAACCAGACCCAACGTTTGTGGTATGCCGGTCAAATGTACCGCTATGAGCGTCCGCAAAAAGGTCGTTATCGTCAATTTCATCAAGTAGGTGTTGAAGCATTTGGTATTGCCGATGCTTCTTTAGATGCTGAGCTGATTCTCATGACGGCCAACCTGTGGAAAAAACTCGGTTTAACCCCATTTGTTCGGTTAGAGATTAACTCTTTAGGTGATGCTGAAGAACGTAAGCTGTATCGGGAAAAACTGATTGCTTACTTTGAAGCCAGTCTAGAGCTGTTGGATGAAGACAGTAAGCGACGTCTACACAGTAATCCTTTAAGAATCCTAGATAGTAAAAACCCTGAAATGCAGGTGCTGATCGAAGCTGCGCCACGCTTGATGGATCATCTAGGTGAAGAGACTAAAGCGCACTTTGAAAAAGTGTGTAAATCTTTGGATGCTGCTGGTGTTGAATATCAAGTAAATACCCGTCTGGTACGTGGTCTGGACTATTACAACCGAACCGTTTTTGAGTGGGTGACTGATCACTTAGGTGCTCAGGGTACGGTGTGTGGTGGTGGTCGTTATGATGGGCTGGTTGAGCAGTTAGGCGGCAAACCAACCTGTGGTGCTGGCTTTGCGATGGGTGTTGAAAGACTGGTTGCGCTGTTACAAGACCTTGAGCTGCTAACCAATCTTGATGACAATCCGCACGCTTATTTAATGCGTTTGGGTGAGCAAGCAGAGATTCATGGTTTGGCATTAGCCAATCGTTTGCGTGATGCAGTACCTGGTTTGCGGTTATTAACTGACTGTCAGGGCGGCGCATTCAAGAAACAATTTAAACGGGCAGACAAAAGCGGTGCGCAAGTCGCTTTGGTAGTTGGTGAAGATGAAATTTCATCTGGCCAGGTGCAACTGAAGCCGTTAAGAACAACACAAGACCAGCAGGCGCTGGATGAAACAGCATTGATTCAGCAGCTCAAGCAGCTGATCGCTTAA
- the ispG gene encoding flavodoxin-dependent (E)-4-hydroxy-3-methylbut-2-enyl-diphosphate synthase: protein MQYKSPIRRRKSRQIMVGNVPVGGDAPITVQSMTNTETCDIAATVAQIRRLEDAGADIVRVSVPSMEAAEAFGKIRQQVNVPLISDIHFDYKIALRVAELGVDCLRINPGNIGREDRVRSVIDAARYHGIPIRIGVNAGSLEKDLQMKYGEPTPDALVESAFRHIDILDRLDFQEYKISLKASDVFMTMDAYRKLASQIDQPLHLGITEAGGARAGAVKSAVGLGMLLYEGIGDTLRISLAADPVEEIKVGFDLLKSLRIRSRGINMIACPSCSRQNFDVISTVNQLEQRLEDISESLDVAVIGCVVNGPGEAKEADVGLTGGSPNLIYVDGKPDHKLSNESLVDHFEQVIRKKLADKQRDEVQPISISASPDLPS from the coding sequence ATGCAATATAAATCTCCGATTCGTCGGCGTAAAAGTCGTCAGATCATGGTCGGTAATGTACCGGTGGGTGGTGATGCGCCTATCACAGTACAAAGCATGACCAACACTGAAACTTGTGATATTGCTGCCACTGTTGCCCAAATTAGACGTTTGGAAGATGCCGGTGCAGATATTGTTCGGGTTTCAGTGCCTTCAATGGAAGCCGCTGAAGCCTTTGGTAAAATTCGCCAGCAGGTGAATGTTCCGCTGATCTCTGATATCCACTTCGATTATAAAATTGCCTTGCGAGTTGCCGAGCTGGGCGTTGATTGTTTGCGGATTAATCCAGGCAATATCGGTCGAGAAGATCGGGTGCGCTCGGTTATTGATGCAGCGCGTTATCACGGTATTCCGATACGAATTGGTGTGAATGCCGGTTCGTTAGAAAAAGATTTGCAAATGAAATACGGCGAGCCAACACCGGATGCATTGGTGGAGTCGGCTTTCCGTCATATCGATATTTTGGATCGACTGGATTTCCAAGAATATAAAATCAGCCTAAAGGCATCTGATGTTTTCATGACGATGGATGCCTACCGCAAGTTAGCCAGTCAGATTGACCAGCCATTGCATTTAGGCATTACTGAAGCTGGCGGTGCTAGAGCGGGTGCGGTGAAATCTGCAGTGGGTTTAGGCATGCTGCTTTATGAAGGCATCGGCGATACCTTGCGAATTTCTCTGGCTGCTGATCCGGTCGAAGAAATTAAAGTCGGTTTTGATCTACTGAAAAGCCTACGAATTCGTAGTCGCGGTATCAACATGATTGCTTGTCCGTCCTGTTCTCGTCAGAATTTTGATGTAATCAGTACCGTCAATCAGCTTGAGCAACGGTTGGAAGATATCAGTGAATCTCTCGATGTTGCCGTGATAGGCTGTGTGGTTAACGGTCCGGGCGAGGCCAAGGAAGCGGATGTCGGTTTAACCGGTGGCTCACCGAACCTGATTTATGTTGATGGCAAGCCAGATCATAAGCTTTCCAATGAGTCGTTAGTCGATCACTTCGAGCAAGTGATCAGAAAAAAACTGGCTGATAAGCAGCGCGATGAGGTGCAGCCAATTTCCATTAGCGCTAGTCCTGACTTGCCCAGTTGA
- a CDS encoding helix-turn-helix domain-containing protein, with amino-acid sequence MSEPKVSESVEFSVATPPSALLKQARIAKNLTEEDIAAKLHLRVAVVKQMEAETELESASKVYLRGYMRNYAKLLGLNSDIVPEVVAFKEAAVRSAASGSVKLGLLVGAVVVIAAVGWAISLLLGN; translated from the coding sequence GTGAGCGAACCTAAAGTAAGTGAAAGTGTTGAATTCTCGGTTGCTACGCCTCCAAGTGCTCTATTAAAGCAGGCTCGTATCGCCAAAAACCTCACTGAAGAAGATATTGCAGCCAAATTGCATTTGCGCGTGGCAGTGGTCAAGCAAATGGAAGCTGAGACTGAGCTAGAAAGCGCAAGTAAGGTCTATTTACGCGGTTATATGCGTAACTATGCCAAGTTGCTTGGACTCAATTCAGATATCGTTCCTGAGGTCGTTGCCTTTAAAGAAGCGGCAGTTCGATCTGCGGCAAGTGGTAGTGTGAAGTTAGGTTTGCTGGTCGGTGCAGTAGTCGTCATTGCTGCTGTCGGGTGGGCAATTAGTTTGCTCTTAGGCAATTAA
- the pilW gene encoding type IV pilus biogenesis/stability protein PilW has product MKGRFGWILLLGSLVLAGCQSSLVGKDPRDNLKGEQRTSSAESHLRLGYAYLQSGQIERGKDRFLRALQYAPELPKVQAGMGYYFSQVGQNQLAEVHYTEALRLDPTSSETLNSFGVHLCNTGKYSQAQVNFRKALSNQFYGTPARAYVNSGLCLLKENKPKQAIDDLREALKTEPENQQALRALTEFYLEDQKLNLATHYLNRYSRTAKSSPPLLWLQYQLATAKGDDKLATRALNTLQNSYPESDETFQLLQSLDRSNK; this is encoded by the coding sequence ATGAAAGGACGATTTGGCTGGATTTTATTACTAGGCAGTTTAGTTTTGGCGGGTTGCCAAAGCTCACTTGTTGGTAAAGATCCCCGGGACAACCTGAAAGGTGAACAGCGAACCAGTTCGGCTGAATCACATCTGCGCTTAGGTTATGCCTACTTGCAAAGCGGACAAATTGAACGCGGCAAGGATCGATTCCTCAGAGCACTGCAATATGCCCCGGAACTGCCGAAAGTTCAGGCAGGCATGGGTTATTACTTCAGTCAGGTGGGGCAAAACCAACTGGCTGAAGTACATTACACAGAAGCCTTGCGATTGGATCCGACCAGCTCGGAAACTTTGAATAGTTTTGGTGTTCATCTATGTAATACCGGCAAATATTCACAGGCTCAGGTTAATTTCCGCAAAGCCTTATCCAACCAGTTTTATGGTACGCCAGCGCGTGCTTATGTTAACTCTGGTTTGTGTTTGCTAAAGGAAAATAAGCCAAAGCAAGCGATTGATGATTTACGTGAAGCGTTGAAAACTGAGCCAGAAAACCAACAGGCACTGCGAGCTTTAACTGAGTTCTATCTGGAAGATCAAAAGCTCAATCTGGCGACTCATTATTTAAATCGTTATAGCCGTACTGCTAAATCTTCGCCTCCGTTGTTGTGGTTGCAATACCAGCTAGCCACCGCAAAAGGCGATGATAAATTAGCCACTCGGGCATTAAATACATTGCAAAATAGCTATCCGGAATCGGATGAGACCTTCCAGCTGTTGCAGTCTTTAGACCGGAGTAACAAGTGA
- the rlmN gene encoding 23S rRNA (adenine(2503)-C(2))-methyltransferase RlmN — MSAQTSDKINLLNFDRPGLERFFEMLGEKPFRAMQVMKWIHQLGVDDFDQMTNLSKALRIKLQQTCEVRGPEVTLDKESSDGTRKWMLKLPDGNLVETVYIPEDGRGTLCVSSQVGCSLNCSFCSTGKQGFSRNLDLWEIIGQVWIASRSLGDCHRDDRRVTNVVMMGMGEPLLNFDNVVGSMNLMMEDNAYGLSKRRVTLSTAGMAPQLRELKKVSECSLALSLHAPNDLLRGEIVPLNKKYAIKEVLDVCRDYFNDKRVVTIEYVMLHEVNDREHHATELAALLADVPCKLNLIPFNPFPGTIYQRSSNNAIHRFSKILQTAGINTTTRKTRGDDIDAACGQLVGKVQDKTRRQERALQERQERELQVIQL; from the coding sequence ATGTCTGCACAAACATCTGACAAGATTAATCTACTGAACTTTGACCGACCTGGTCTGGAACGCTTTTTCGAAATGTTAGGAGAAAAGCCGTTTCGTGCCATGCAGGTGATGAAATGGATTCACCAGCTAGGGGTGGATGACTTTGATCAGATGACCAATCTTAGTAAAGCACTGCGTATCAAGCTTCAGCAAACCTGCGAAGTTCGTGGCCCAGAAGTTACTTTGGATAAAGAATCTAGCGACGGCACCCGCAAATGGATGCTGAAATTGCCCGATGGCAATTTAGTTGAGACGGTGTATATCCCAGAAGATGGCCGTGGCACTTTATGTGTGTCTTCCCAAGTGGGCTGTTCACTGAATTGCAGCTTTTGTTCCACCGGTAAGCAAGGCTTTAGCCGTAATCTCGACTTATGGGAAATCATTGGTCAGGTATGGATTGCTTCCCGTTCTTTGGGTGACTGCCACCGTGACGACCGCCGGGTGACCAATGTGGTCATGATGGGTATGGGCGAGCCGCTGTTGAACTTCGACAATGTAGTCGGTTCAATGAACTTGATGATGGAAGACAATGCCTATGGTTTGTCTAAGCGCCGGGTGACTTTAAGTACTGCAGGCATGGCGCCTCAGTTAAGAGAATTAAAGAAAGTGAGCGAGTGTTCGCTGGCTTTATCATTGCATGCACCTAATGATTTGTTGCGTGGTGAGATTGTTCCACTGAACAAAAAGTATGCAATTAAAGAAGTGCTGGATGTTTGTCGTGATTATTTTAATGACAAACGTGTGGTAACCATTGAATATGTGATGTTGCATGAAGTGAACGACCGGGAACACCACGCCACTGAATTGGCGGCCTTGTTGGCAGATGTGCCATGTAAGTTGAATCTGATCCCGTTTAATCCCTTCCCAGGGACGATCTATCAGCGCTCCAGTAACAATGCAATTCACCGTTTCTCAAAAATATTGCAGACTGCTGGAATTAACACCACCACTCGCAAAACTCGTGGTGACGATATTGATGCTGCCTGTGGCCAATTGGTAGGTAAGGTTCAAGATAAAACCCGCCGACAGGAACGCGCACTTCAAGAGCGTCAGGAAAGAGAATTGCAAGTCATTCAACTCTGA